In the genome of Hymenobacter taeanensis, one region contains:
- a CDS encoding multidrug effflux MFS transporter, producing MSKQRYFLLILILGTLAALGPFSIDMYLPGFPAIAKDLRTSVAEVSLSLSSFFVGVSAGQLLYGPLLDRFGRKKPLYVGLLLYVLASVGCFLAYSIDALIALRFVQALGSCAATVASVAMVRDLFPVKDSAKVFALLSLVISVSPMLAPTVGSYMVGAYGWQSVFLVLFGMGALMLLAAVLWLPESYPPDPSYSLHPRPILTNFWTVSKNPQFFTYALTGAMTFGGLLAYVSGSPLVFMDIFGTSEQQYGWIFALLSVGFIGSSQVNSWVLRYYRSEQIVLVAMVCQSVIGGVFLLGTMLGWFGLGATIGMLFLFLCCLGFANPNAAALSIAPFAKNAGSAAALMGATQMAVGALASFGVSVFNTHTAVPMVAIMAVSALLALLIQAVGRRVIGQPVAVADDAAVLAH from the coding sequence ATGAGCAAACAACGGTATTTCCTGCTGATCTTAATTTTAGGTACCCTGGCGGCGCTGGGGCCCTTCTCCATTGATATGTACCTGCCGGGCTTCCCGGCTATTGCCAAAGACCTGCGCACGTCAGTGGCGGAGGTGTCGTTGTCGCTTTCCAGCTTCTTTGTGGGTGTCTCGGCGGGGCAGCTACTCTACGGGCCGCTGCTAGACCGCTTTGGCCGCAAAAAGCCTCTCTACGTGGGGTTGCTGCTGTATGTACTGGCCTCTGTAGGCTGTTTTCTGGCCTACTCCATTGATGCTCTGATTGCCCTGCGGTTTGTGCAGGCCTTAGGCAGCTGCGCCGCCACTGTAGCCTCCGTAGCCATGGTGCGTGACCTGTTTCCGGTGAAAGACAGCGCCAAAGTATTTGCACTGCTCTCACTGGTAATCAGCGTGTCGCCAATGCTGGCCCCCACGGTGGGTAGCTACATGGTAGGGGCCTACGGGTGGCAGTCGGTGTTTCTGGTGTTGTTTGGTATGGGCGCGCTTATGCTGCTGGCGGCAGTGCTGTGGCTACCCGAAAGCTACCCACCCGACCCCAGCTACTCCCTGCACCCGCGCCCCATTCTCACCAACTTCTGGACGGTGAGCAAGAATCCGCAGTTTTTCACCTACGCCCTCACCGGAGCCATGACGTTCGGGGGGCTACTGGCCTACGTTTCGGGCTCCCCGCTGGTATTCATGGACATCTTCGGAACCAGTGAGCAGCAGTATGGCTGGATTTTCGCCTTACTGTCAGTAGGCTTTATCGGTTCTAGCCAGGTAAACAGCTGGGTGCTGCGCTACTACCGCAGCGAGCAAATTGTGCTAGTGGCCATGGTGTGCCAGTCGGTGATTGGGGGAGTGTTTCTGCTGGGTACTATGCTCGGCTGGTTTGGGCTGGGGGCCACTATTGGTATGCTCTTTCTGTTTCTGTGCTGCCTGGGCTTTGCCAACCCCAATGCGGCGGCACTTTCTATTGCACCCTTCGCTAAAAACGCCGGTAGCGCGGCCGCCCTCATGGGAGCCACTCAAATGGCAGTGGGTGCCCTGGCTTCCTTTGGAGTAAGTGTGTTCAATACGCACACCGCCGTGCCCATGGTAGCCATTATGGCTGTTTCGGCCCTGCTGGCGCTACTGATTCAGGCAGTTGGCCGCCGCGTTATTGGGCAGCCAGTAGCCGTAGCCGATGACGCGGCCGTGCTGGCGCACTAA